The Lysobacter gummosus genome includes a region encoding these proteins:
- a CDS encoding AraC family transcriptional regulator, which translates to MTDRLEALLERFSASARLFHAGALCGINDLAPEHGAGQLHLVRGGAVEIVHDGEPGLRIDAPSLLLYPRPMAHRFITDGERGADLACANLHFEGGAANPIAAALPGFVCIALDEIDGAAHVLALLFEEAFDHRCGRQALVNRLFEVVLIQVLRHLMESGRTRVGMLAGLSHPQLRHALVAIHETPDRDWTLDSLAARAGMSRSVFANAFRDAVGCTPGTYLQQWRVGLAQQALLSGRPLKLIAMEVGYGSEAALSRAFKASTGMSPRLWKNETLGNKSP; encoded by the coding sequence ATGACCGACCGCCTCGAAGCCCTGCTCGAACGCTTTTCCGCCAGCGCCCGGCTGTTCCACGCCGGCGCCCTGTGCGGCATCAACGACCTGGCCCCGGAGCACGGCGCCGGCCAACTGCATCTGGTGCGCGGCGGCGCGGTCGAGATCGTCCACGACGGCGAGCCCGGCCTGCGCATCGACGCGCCGAGCCTGCTGCTGTATCCGCGGCCGATGGCGCACCGCTTCATCACCGATGGCGAGCGCGGCGCTGATCTGGCCTGCGCCAACCTGCATTTCGAAGGCGGCGCGGCCAATCCGATCGCCGCCGCGCTGCCCGGGTTCGTGTGCATCGCCCTGGATGAAATCGACGGCGCCGCGCACGTGCTGGCGTTGTTGTTCGAGGAAGCCTTCGACCACCGCTGCGGCCGTCAGGCGCTGGTCAACCGTTTGTTCGAAGTCGTGCTGATCCAGGTGCTGCGCCATCTGATGGAAAGCGGCCGCACCCGCGTCGGCATGCTCGCCGGTCTGTCGCATCCGCAGTTGCGGCATGCGCTGGTGGCGATCCACGAAACGCCCGATCGCGACTGGACCCTGGATTCGCTGGCCGCGCGCGCCGGCATGTCGCGCAGCGTCTTCGCCAATGCGTTCCGCGATGCGGTGGGCTGCACGCCGGGCACCTATCTGCAGCAATGGCGCGTGGGTCTGGCCCAGCAAGCGCTGCTGAGCGGACGGCCGTTGAAGTTGATCGCGATGGAGGTCGGCTACGGCAGCGAAGCGGCCTTGTCGCGCGCGTTCAAGGCCTCGACCGGCATGTCGCCGCGGCTGTGGAAGAACGAGACGCTGGGCAACAAGAGTCCGTAG
- a CDS encoding alpha/beta fold hydrolase translates to MTALQRSLALSLLTVGIATAAQAAPAAAAAPTQQAAAQRQSSSYITTADGVQLYYKDWGPKNGPVVAFSHGWPLNSDSWESQMLFLADHGYRVIAHDRRGHGRSSQPWDGNDMDHYAADLKTVLDTLDVHDAVLVGFSTGGGEVARYLGRYGSARVKKAVLVSAVPPLMLKTAANPGGLPIEVFDGLRKASLDNRAQLYLDIASGPFYGYNRPGAKPSQGLIESFRSQGVQAGHKNTYDSIAAFSATDFTEDLKRIDVPVLVIHGDADQIVPIDASARAAAKLIKNAKLIVYPGAPHGLPDTHKDRLDQDLLDFVSK, encoded by the coding sequence ATGACCGCTCTGCAACGCTCGCTCGCCCTGTCCCTGCTGACCGTCGGCATCGCCACCGCCGCCCAGGCCGCCCCCGCCGCTGCCGCCGCGCCGACCCAGCAGGCCGCCGCGCAGCGTCAGTCTTCCAGCTACATCACCACCGCCGACGGCGTGCAGCTGTACTACAAGGACTGGGGCCCGAAGAACGGTCCGGTCGTCGCCTTCAGCCACGGCTGGCCGCTGAACTCGGACAGCTGGGAATCGCAGATGCTGTTCCTGGCCGACCACGGCTACCGCGTGATCGCTCACGACCGCCGCGGCCACGGTCGCTCCAGCCAACCCTGGGACGGCAACGACATGGACCATTACGCCGCCGATCTGAAGACGGTGCTCGACACCCTGGACGTGCACGACGCGGTGCTGGTCGGCTTCTCCACCGGCGGCGGCGAAGTCGCGCGCTATCTGGGCCGTTACGGCAGCGCGCGGGTCAAGAAGGCGGTGCTGGTCAGCGCGGTGCCGCCGCTGATGCTCAAGACCGCGGCCAATCCCGGCGGCCTGCCGATCGAAGTCTTCGACGGTCTGCGCAAGGCCTCGCTGGACAACCGTGCGCAGCTGTATCTCGACATCGCCTCGGGCCCGTTCTACGGCTACAACCGTCCGGGCGCCAAGCCTTCGCAAGGTTTGATCGAATCGTTCCGCTCGCAGGGCGTGCAGGCCGGACACAAGAACACCTACGACTCCATCGCCGCGTTCTCGGCCACCGATTTCACCGAGGACCTCAAGCGCATCGACGTGCCGGTGCTGGTGATCCACGGCGACGCCGACCAGATCGTGCCGATCGACGCCTCGGCGCGCGCGGCGGCGAAGCTGATCAAGAACGCCAAGCTGATCGTGTATCCGGGCGCGCCGCACGGTTTGCCCGATACGCACAAGGATCGTCTGGACCAGGATCTGCTCGACTTCGTCAGCAAGTAA